In Bacteroidia bacterium, the following are encoded in one genomic region:
- a CDS encoding arginine repressor produces MKTAKQQRHFKIIELINKYDISSQEELTRLLHEADIEVTQATLSRDLSELGIARIREGNHYKYAQLQREELTVIQQLVGLEVRSIEHNNMIIVIKTLIGRAQGVAFFIDSRHIEGVLGTMAGDDTIFVIPRNVEDIEHICQEIKDAIFNPEVYQQNHSHLHHHHHHDH; encoded by the coding sequence ATGAAAACAGCAAAACAGCAGCGGCATTTTAAGATTATAGAGCTAATCAACAAGTATGACATTTCTAGCCAAGAAGAACTTACAAGGTTACTTCACGAAGCAGATATTGAAGTAACTCAGGCTACATTGTCCAGAGACTTATCTGAATTGGGAATTGCGCGTATACGCGAAGGTAATCATTACAAGTATGCCCAGCTGCAAAGAGAAGAACTTACAGTTATACAACAGTTAGTAGGGCTTGAAGTCAGAAGTATTGAACACAACAACATGATCATTGTCATCAAAACTTTGATTGGTAGAGCGCAGGGAGTTGCATTTTTCATAGATAGTCGCCATATTGAAGGAGTACTAGGTACTATGGCAGGTGATGATACCATTTTTGTTATCCCCAGAAATGTAGAAGACATAGAACACATCTGCCAAGAAATTAAAGACGCTATCTTCAATCCCGAAGTATACCAACAGAATCACAGTCATTTGCATCATCATCACCACCATGACCATTAA